The Malus domestica chromosome 10, GDT2T_hap1 nucleotide sequence ttttttggtatttagtGGGTGTATAATAAAATTACGTTTTTGTCCTCTCACGTGCCTAGCACATGTCAATTTTAACAGTCTTTTAACGGATTGTCTTGAATTGGCTAACAGATATAAACACAGGAACCAATTTAGCTGAATTGAAAATACAGGACTAAATTGGttaataaagtaaaacacaAGGACCATATTGACATTTAAGCCAAAAAAATATGTAGATACAAGGTGTATGGAGCAAGAAATTAGAGAAAACTAAAGACAAAGTTGAATTATGTCTTCTTTTCGTTGATAGAACAAATcattattgaattttttttttttgggtgaaaaattgGGTTTGTAATTTTCATATTAATCTTAGACAGACAAAATTTACAGAGGCAAATATCATATAAAGTTAAAATTTTACAGAACAATGGAGCTCTCAAGGATGCCAAAGTGGATGATTTCGGCCACTTTTATCGCCACAAATTTTGCTCACATCGGATTAGCCGCCAACCCGACCCGACCAACTTGAATTCAAGTTATGGACTTAAGCCCAATGTTGGAGACAAAAGACTCTGGAGTTTGGAGTCTtggactgttttttttttcagaaaaagaCTTGAAGCTTCTGCTGCCGATATGTTGGAACTTaagtaagagagagaaagcagtTATTCTAGACCCGATTCCACACAGCACGTTCTGAGTTTGATTCCTGACCTTAATGAATCGCACGATGGTAGCTAAGGAAGGCTGAAATGTCTTTATGAGTCTTCTTGGCTCCTGAAAAAGAGAAAGTAGTTCAATGGGGTAGGTCTTATAGGACCTCCCTAATATCCTTTCACTGTTGGGTATTGTAGTTTCCGTAACTTGATGGTCAACTGCAATGTCAACTGCTAAAGCCTGATCAAATCTCTGTATGCAACTGCTCCAAGGTAGTCTATCTGGCAGCAACTTCTATCTCAATTGCTTAATTAGGACCTGATGCTCGCTTATTAGCACCTTACTCTCTTTTGAATTATATTGTTTCCCACTTTGCAATTCATCTCTCTGCAACTTACCTATCCTGAAACTGCTAATCTGGTATCTGAAATATTCCTGacatgaaaaattgaaaatgtgaTCTTTCCAAAATCACACTGGTTATATTGATCGGTGCACGATTGCATCATTTACATTTATGTCTCATTTGTTGTTTAGAATTGGATTGGAATTGATAACCCTCTAAATTCAACGTAAAGTGAAGTTAGAGGagaattatttttcatttttgagaGGATcggaatggataagttttcttgTTGAGTAATCCATTTCCTACCCCCAACCAAATTGACCataattttttcatttcttcattcaacATACCTTGGCTTATCCATTCCAATCCAATCCTTCATACCAATCAAGGCCTTTGGATTATGAAAATATGATGCTTTGACTACTTGTGGGTTTGCAGGCTGTGAATATGGCTGATTCTTCTTATGATTCTGTTGCTGTTACTTCTCGTCGAGAAAAGTATGACGTCTTTTTTACTTCTCGAAGCAATAGAGAGATAAAAGCTTTCGGTAATCATTTTCTCGAAACACTGTGCTTCGTCCACATGATGTTTGGATGAGCTTGTGCATATACTAGGACGCAAAGAAAGATATGGATAGACTGTTATACGCATCTTTTACGGAATAGATCCATCACATGTACGAAAACAACAGGGAAGTTATGCAGATGCGTTTGCTCAACTTGAAAAACGTTTCGAGGACAATATGGAGAAGGTGCACAAGTGAAGGGGTGCTTTGAAGTTTGAAGGAAGCAACCGATATGTCAGGGTTTGATACTTCAGCAAAACAGGGTAACTTACTCTCTACCTCGTACCAATTTCTGCTTGTTACCATATGGTTCATACAATATTTATTAAGGCATGCTTACTAAATATTGTATCAGTTTCTCAGGACGGAGGCCAATTTTGTCAAGGATTGATATCGATGATATTATGACCAAATTGAATCGCAAATCATTACGTGATTTAAAGAAGACCTTTGCTCGATTGCATGTTGACTGTTTCGAAGTGTAAAAACAGTTCTCTCTATATATTggtttttcatttgtttctttgaccgagaggaagacctaggaaaactttggaagagactctaagaaaagacttagagtacttggatttaacggaggacatgacacaggaccgagcacaatgacgttctaagattcatatagccgaccccactcagtgacttggattttccaagtctcaaaccgagaagttttcctcactcgggaaattaagagaacactacctcaacctacatgctccattcacaaagcttcaacatacaagcttcaacaaaagaaaatttcaaagaacttagcgaagaaggttttggtgtattgaacacaatacgttgaaatgaagcaaagcttatttattgatatccccaataagttacaaatatgtacatatacatgagtcaaaataaacaaataagagggagccttcacaaaggttgcttaggagaagtctcagcagtcggtagagccccagaaagagaaggcacatgagggggatcattcggagcctcagtactggacagaaccctagaagaaggaggcatcagagattgatcatttggagcttcattacgcggtacagccccagaagacgaaggcaataaatgcctttggaacaaacccataaacctctgatgatcaagtaaaacctgaccatcagattccttcatctggtcaagcttcctcttcatgtttgtagcatagtcatgtgtgagccggtgcaactgtttattctcatgcttaagccctctaatctcctgtttaagactcatcacttcagccgccaatgattcaacttggtgggttcgagcaaataggcattgggccatattagacacagaacctacacactgaacattgagagctagagaatccttaacagccaactcatcagaccgtttggaaagtagtttgttatccttgggagtgagaaggttcctggccaccaccgcagcggtcatatcattcttcatcacagaatccccaacggtaagaggaccagtaggggagacgaaggatgggcgccatatgttgtctggagaaggcgtggttgcctcttcaataaggttcaagtcaaaacgacggtcggaggggccagacattttcaaaggtgttgaagagagaagaggtcggacaaatcaagatcttagaagtgcaagaattgagcttctactggtggagatttaagtgtgctttggaacttaatgccagcctctataaaaatctgcactcgatggagcttcagaaatcgaagaggcgcctgctcagaaattgaagaggcgtttgctttctcaaaagctgggctgctcagagatcacgagggtcgatctcagaaatcgaagaggcgtttgctttctcaaaagctgggctgctcaatgACCACGAAgactgatctcagaaatcgaagaggctcttgctttttcaaaagctgggctgctcaaagaccacgagggccgatctcagaaatcgaagaggcacttactTTTTcaaccttgtcagcacctgtcacacgcacactcagctttgtgaaaattacgggcattctgtcgaagatttctggtgaagtagaaagcacatgaatcttactgttcaatcaccaacttt carries:
- the LOC103443722 gene encoding uncharacterized protein, which codes for MSGPSDRRFDLNLIEEATTPSPDNIWRPSFVSPTGPLTVGDSVMKNDMTAAVVARNLLTPKDNKLLSKRSDELAVKDSLALNVQCVGSVSNMAQCLFARTHQVESLAAEVMSLKQEIRGLKHENKQLHRLTHDYATNMKRKLDQMKESDGQVLLDHQRFMGLFQRHLLPSSSGAVPRNEAPNDQSLMPPSSRVLSSTEAPNDPPHVPSLSGALPTAETSPKQPL